The following are encoded in a window of Saccharothrix longispora genomic DNA:
- a CDS encoding TetR/AcrR family transcriptional regulator translates to MVTTGNRAAETRELIPATAERLFAECGVFAVSNRQGGEEAGQGDNFAVGYHVGTKADLVRAIVRRHTGPMERTRERMPAEVEHSHEPRDWVTCPVRPYTAHLAELGDPTWFARFSAQVMTDPGLRQTTVDEALATEPMRRIVDGLDRCLPAVPLPVHLERGATARNLVTHTPAEREAAPAGGAPTPKPGWDAVATSLIDAIVGLLLAPVTPTGA, encoded by the coding sequence GTGGTGACCACGGGCAACCGGGCGGCCGAGACCCGGGAGCTGATCCCGGCGACCGCCGAACGACTGTTCGCCGAGTGCGGCGTTTTCGCGGTGTCCAACCGACAGGGCGGCGAAGAGGCGGGGCAGGGCGACAACTTCGCCGTCGGCTACCACGTCGGCACCAAGGCCGACCTCGTGCGCGCCATCGTGCGGCGGCACACCGGACCGATGGAGCGCACGCGCGAGCGGATGCCGGCCGAGGTGGAGCACAGCCACGAGCCGCGCGACTGGGTGACCTGCCCGGTGCGCCCGTACACCGCGCACCTGGCCGAGCTGGGCGACCCCACCTGGTTCGCCCGGTTCAGCGCGCAGGTCATGACCGACCCCGGCCTGCGGCAGACCACCGTCGACGAGGCACTGGCCACCGAGCCGATGCGGCGCATCGTCGACGGGCTCGACCGCTGCCTGCCCGCCGTGCCGCTGCCGGTGCACCTGGAGCGCGGCGCGACGGCCCGCAACCTCGTCACGCACACCCCGGCCGAGCGGGAGGCGGCGCCGGCCGGGGGCGCGCCCACGCCGAAACCCGGCTGGGACGCCGTCGCCACCAGCCTGATCGACGCCATCGTCGGCCTCCTGCTCGCGCCCGTCACCCCGACCGGCGCGTGA
- the lexA gene encoding transcriptional repressor LexA produces MTAYGFDEFDHLDTSALPERQQRILAVVRDWAVRHGHSPSTREIGDAVGLRSSSSVSKHLTALEDKGFLRRGASVSRPIDVRAFLREPAGREPAGDSVPVPVVGDIAAGAPIMAEEHVDDVLNLPRELTGRGTVFGLRVRGDSMVDAAICDGDIVVVRRQQEAHSGQIVAAMIDGEATVKVYRRRNGHVLLEPRNPAYDVIDGDEAVVLGTVVSVLRSV; encoded by the coding sequence GTGACCGCCTACGGCTTCGACGAGTTCGACCACCTGGACACCTCGGCCCTGCCCGAGCGCCAGCAGCGCATCCTGGCCGTGGTCCGGGACTGGGCGGTCAGGCACGGCCACTCGCCGAGCACGCGCGAGATCGGTGACGCGGTCGGCCTGCGCTCGTCGTCGTCGGTGTCGAAGCACCTGACCGCGTTGGAGGACAAGGGTTTCCTGCGCCGGGGCGCGAGCGTGTCCCGGCCGATCGACGTGCGCGCGTTCCTGCGCGAACCGGCCGGCCGGGAGCCCGCCGGCGACTCGGTGCCGGTGCCCGTGGTCGGCGACATCGCCGCCGGCGCGCCCATCATGGCCGAGGAGCACGTGGACGACGTCCTGAACCTGCCCCGCGAGCTGACCGGGCGCGGCACCGTGTTCGGCCTGCGCGTGCGCGGCGACTCGATGGTCGACGCGGCCATCTGCGACGGCGACATCGTCGTGGTGCGCCGCCAGCAGGAGGCCCACTCGGGCCAGATCGTGGCCGCGATGATCGACGGCGAGGCCACCGTGAAGGTCTACCGCCGCCGCAACGGCCACGTGCTGCTGGAGCCCCGCAACCCGGCCTACGACGTCATCGACGGCGATGAGGCCGTGGTGCTGGGCACCGTGGTGTCGGTGCTCCGCAGCGTCTGA
- a CDS encoding ferredoxin has product MKVTVDEDKCCGAGSCVLAAPDVFDQRDEDGVVVLLDAEPAEHLHAAVREAAGVCPASAIALGEGA; this is encoded by the coding sequence ATGAAGGTCACCGTGGACGAGGACAAGTGCTGCGGGGCGGGCTCGTGCGTCCTCGCCGCGCCGGACGTGTTCGACCAGCGCGACGAGGACGGCGTCGTGGTGCTGCTCGACGCCGAGCCCGCCGAGCACCTGCACGCGGCGGTGCGCGAGGCCGCGGGCGTGTGCCCGGCGTCGGCGATCGCACTGGGCGAGGGCGCGTGA
- a CDS encoding TetR/AcrR family transcriptional regulator, giving the protein MSEPTAPRGRLLPLTPVHAAPRLRADAVRNRARLLEAATRLAAEHGAANLTMEAVAAAASVGKGTVSRRFGDRNGLLLALLDHQEQRLQEAFITGPPPLGPGADPVRRLLAFGPAVMRHEHAHRDLYLAADPGPDRRFTVPARRVRIAHLTTLLRQATGDADVDVLAHTLLASLDIALVHHLTTRLGMPPARVEAGWTDLVTRLTAR; this is encoded by the coding sequence GTGAGCGAGCCCACAGCACCGCGCGGGCGGCTGCTCCCGCTGACCCCCGTGCACGCGGCACCGAGGCTGCGCGCCGACGCCGTGCGCAACCGGGCCCGCCTGCTGGAGGCCGCGACCCGCCTGGCCGCCGAGCACGGCGCGGCCAACCTGACCATGGAGGCCGTCGCCGCCGCCGCGTCGGTCGGCAAGGGCACGGTGTCCCGCCGCTTCGGCGACCGCAACGGCCTCCTGCTGGCCCTGCTGGACCACCAGGAACAACGCCTCCAGGAAGCGTTCATCACCGGACCGCCGCCGCTCGGGCCCGGCGCGGACCCGGTGCGGCGCCTGCTCGCCTTCGGCCCCGCCGTGATGCGCCACGAGCACGCCCACCGCGACCTCTACCTGGCCGCCGACCCCGGTCCGGACCGCCGCTTCACCGTCCCGGCCCGGCGCGTCCGGATCGCCCACCTGACCACGCTGCTCCGCCAGGCCACCGGCGACGCCGACGTGGACGTGCTCGCCCACACCCTGCTGGCGTCCCTCGACATCGCCCTGGTCCACCACCTGACGACCCGGCTGGGCATGCCACCGGCCCGGGTCGAGGCGGGCTGGACCGACCTGGTGACCCGGCTCACCGCCCGCTGA
- a CDS encoding NAD(P)/FAD-dependent oxidoreductase, with the protein MTEQVLDRYDVVVVGGGAAGLNGALMLARARRSVLVVDSGAPRNAPADGVHGLFAREGVSPVELLERGRAEVRSYGGHVVAGEVGAVVREDAGFAVEVAGRVVRARRVLVASGLVDELPDVAGLRERWGRDVVHCPYCHGWEVRDRAIGVLATGPMSVHQALLFRQWSDDVVLFAHTAPAPTDEQAEQLAARGIRVVGGEVAALEVVDDRIAGVRLVDGSVVARDTVAVATRMVARTGFLDALGLRPVPHPSGMGEHVPVDATGRTEVPGVWAAGNVADLSAQVGSAAAAGAAAGAHINADLVVEDTRLAVDAYRAPFSAAAESRVAELVAGNRRHGL; encoded by the coding sequence ATGACCGAGCAGGTGCTCGACAGGTACGACGTGGTGGTGGTCGGCGGCGGCGCCGCGGGGCTGAACGGGGCGTTGATGCTCGCCCGTGCCCGGCGGTCGGTGCTGGTGGTCGACTCGGGAGCGCCGCGCAACGCCCCCGCCGACGGGGTGCACGGGTTGTTCGCCCGCGAGGGCGTGTCGCCGGTCGAGCTGCTGGAGCGCGGCCGGGCGGAGGTGCGCTCCTACGGCGGGCACGTCGTGGCGGGCGAGGTGGGCGCGGTGGTCCGGGAGGACGCCGGGTTCGCGGTGGAGGTGGCCGGCCGCGTGGTCCGCGCCCGTCGGGTGCTGGTGGCCTCGGGACTGGTCGACGAGCTGCCGGACGTGGCCGGCCTGCGCGAGCGGTGGGGGCGCGACGTCGTGCACTGCCCGTACTGCCACGGGTGGGAGGTCCGCGACCGGGCCATCGGGGTGCTGGCCACCGGGCCGATGTCGGTGCACCAGGCGCTGCTGTTCCGCCAGTGGAGCGACGACGTCGTCCTCTTCGCGCACACCGCGCCCGCACCCACCGACGAGCAGGCGGAACAGCTGGCGGCGCGCGGCATCCGCGTGGTGGGCGGCGAGGTGGCGGCCCTGGAGGTCGTCGACGACCGGATCGCCGGCGTGCGGCTCGTGGACGGCTCGGTCGTCGCCCGCGACACCGTCGCCGTGGCCACCAGGATGGTCGCCCGCACCGGTTTCCTGGACGCGCTCGGCCTGCGGCCGGTGCCGCACCCGTCCGGGATGGGCGAGCACGTCCCGGTGGACGCGACCGGTCGCACCGAGGTGCCCGGCGTGTGGGCGGCGGGCAACGTGGCGGACCTGTCGGCCCAGGTCGGCTCGGCGGCGGCGGCGGGTGCGGCGGCGGGCGCCCACATCAACGCGGACCTGGTGGTCGAGGACACCCGGCTGGCGGTCGACGCGTACCGCGCCCCGTTCTCCGCCGCGGCCGAGTCGCGGGTGGCCGAACTGGTCGCCGGCAACCGCCGCCACGGCCTGTGA
- a CDS encoding cytochrome P450: protein MTSTTDPVGGSPAEAPDYPMPRAEDRPFDPPPELRAMRERAPMTRVRLWDGSTPWLVTRFADQRAVLGDPRVSADMTRPDYPRQAPGPGGTLSFIGMDDPEHARLRRMVGAAFAVKKVEAMRPMVQGIVDRAVDALLAGPKPADLVEAFALPVPSLVICELLDVPYDDHDFFQRNSRTIINRDSTPEQRAAAMGELGRYLGALVVAKLERPGDDLLSRLGGKIRSGDLTVPEATQMAVLLLIAGHETTANMIALSTLLLLRHPDQLALLRDSDDPAVATRAVEELLRYLTITHGGRRRVATEDMEVAGCPVTAGEGFVLPNEIANRDPEAFPDPDRLDLTRQARHHLAFGFGVHQCLGQPLARLELEVVYRTLYRRVPGLRLAVDFEDVPFKHDGFVYGVHELPVTW, encoded by the coding sequence ATGACGAGCACCACCGACCCCGTGGGCGGCAGCCCGGCCGAGGCCCCCGACTACCCCATGCCCCGGGCCGAGGACCGCCCCTTCGACCCGCCGCCCGAGCTGCGGGCGATGCGGGAGCGGGCGCCGATGACCCGGGTGCGGCTGTGGGACGGCAGCACGCCGTGGCTGGTCACCCGCTTCGCCGACCAGCGCGCGGTGCTCGGCGACCCGCGCGTGAGTGCGGACATGACCCGCCCCGACTACCCGCGCCAGGCACCGGGGCCCGGCGGGACGCTGAGCTTCATCGGCATGGACGACCCCGAGCACGCCCGGTTGCGGCGCATGGTCGGCGCGGCGTTCGCGGTGAAGAAGGTCGAGGCCATGCGGCCGATGGTGCAGGGGATCGTCGACCGCGCGGTCGACGCGCTGCTCGCCGGGCCGAAACCGGCCGACCTGGTGGAGGCGTTCGCGCTGCCGGTGCCGTCGCTGGTGATCTGCGAGCTGCTCGACGTGCCCTACGACGACCACGACTTCTTCCAGCGCAACAGCCGGACCATCATCAACCGCGACTCCACCCCGGAGCAGCGGGCCGCCGCCATGGGCGAGCTGGGCCGGTACCTCGGCGCGCTCGTCGTCGCCAAGCTGGAGCGCCCGGGCGACGACCTGCTGTCCCGCCTCGGCGGGAAGATCAGGTCGGGTGACCTGACCGTGCCCGAGGCCACGCAGATGGCCGTGCTGCTGCTCATCGCGGGCCACGAGACCACCGCGAACATGATCGCGCTGAGCACGTTGCTGCTGCTGCGCCACCCCGACCAGCTGGCGCTGCTGCGCGACTCCGACGACCCCGCCGTCGCCACCCGCGCGGTCGAGGAGCTGCTGCGCTACCTCACCATCACGCACGGCGGGCGCCGCCGGGTCGCGACGGAGGACATGGAGGTCGCGGGCTGCCCGGTCACGGCGGGCGAGGGCTTCGTGCTGCCCAACGAGATCGCCAACCGCGACCCCGAGGCGTTCCCGGACCCCGACCGGCTCGACCTCACCCGGCAGGCCCGCCACCACCTGGCGTTCGGGTTCGGCGTGCACCAGTGCCTCGGGCAGCCGCTGGCCCGCCTGGAGCTGGAGGTCGTCTACCGCACGCTGTACCGGCGCGTGCCGGGGCTGCGGTTGGCCGTCGACTTCGAGGACGTCCCGTTCAAGCACGACGGCTTCGTCTACGGCGTCCACGAGCTGCCCGTGACCTGGTGA
- a CDS encoding NAD(P)/FAD-dependent oxidoreductase, whose product MTAAPDVLVVGASAAGLATAEALRRKGHTGGLTLLGDEPHPPYDRPPLSKQVLAGTWQPERARLRTPELLDGLGATFVLGDPAVSLDPVARTVRTASGTVLRADVVVLATGVRPRVLPDQAGLAGVHVLRTLDDAAALRAALLTGGRLVVVGDGVLGAEVAATACGLGLDVTLAGPQRAPLEARLGSLVSGVLADLHRERGVRLRLGAAVAGLAGRDGRVTGVRLDTGEVLPADVVVVALGAIPNTGWLAGSGLRLDDGVVCDARCRAADGIYAAGDVARWHHEGLGGLLRLENRTNATEQAVAVADDILGAGRPYAPVPYFWTDQFDARVQVHGVLAPGASVSVVDGDVAVRRFVALYERDGEAVGVLGWNMPRQARALRQRLLGQLRDFAGSHVEPGKVEEAGFRRAPRSRTDFSEGQR is encoded by the coding sequence GTGACCGCAGCACCGGACGTCCTGGTCGTCGGGGCCTCCGCCGCCGGTCTCGCGACGGCGGAGGCGTTGCGGCGCAAGGGGCACACCGGTGGGCTGACCCTGCTGGGCGACGAGCCGCACCCGCCCTACGACCGGCCGCCGCTGTCCAAGCAGGTGCTGGCCGGCACGTGGCAGCCCGAGCGGGCGCGGCTGCGAACCCCCGAACTGCTCGACGGGTTGGGCGCGACGTTCGTCCTCGGCGACCCGGCCGTGTCGCTGGACCCGGTGGCGCGCACCGTCCGGACGGCGTCCGGGACCGTGCTGCGGGCCGACGTCGTGGTCCTGGCCACCGGCGTGCGACCGCGCGTGCTGCCCGACCAGGCGGGACTGGCCGGGGTGCACGTGCTGCGCACCCTGGACGACGCCGCGGCGCTGCGGGCCGCTCTGCTGACCGGCGGGCGGCTGGTGGTCGTCGGTGACGGCGTGCTCGGCGCGGAGGTCGCGGCCACCGCGTGCGGCCTGGGCCTGGACGTCACGCTGGCCGGCCCGCAGCGGGCCCCGCTGGAGGCCCGACTCGGCTCGCTGGTGTCGGGCGTCCTCGCCGACCTGCACCGCGAGCGCGGCGTGCGCCTGCGGCTCGGCGCGGCGGTGGCCGGCCTGGCGGGCCGGGACGGGCGGGTCACCGGCGTGCGCCTGGACACCGGCGAGGTGCTGCCCGCCGACGTGGTCGTGGTCGCGCTGGGGGCGATCCCGAACACCGGATGGCTGGCCGGCAGCGGCCTGCGGCTGGACGACGGCGTGGTGTGCGACGCGCGGTGCCGTGCCGCCGATGGGATCTACGCCGCGGGCGACGTGGCCCGCTGGCACCACGAGGGGCTGGGCGGCCTGCTCCGGCTGGAGAACCGCACGAACGCCACCGAGCAGGCCGTGGCGGTGGCCGACGACATCCTGGGCGCGGGGCGGCCCTACGCGCCCGTGCCCTACTTCTGGACCGACCAGTTCGACGCCAGGGTGCAGGTCCACGGCGTGCTCGCCCCCGGCGCGTCGGTGTCCGTCGTGGACGGCGACGTGGCCGTCCGCCGGTTCGTCGCGCTCTACGAGCGCGACGGCGAGGCCGTCGGCGTCCTCGGCTGGAACATGCCCAGGCAGGCCCGCGCACTGCGGCAGCGGCTGCTGGGGCAGCTGCGCGACTTCGCCGGTTCGCACGTGGAGCCCGGCAAGGTCGAGGAGGCCGGCTTCCGGCGCGCGCCCCGTTCCCGGACAGATTTCTCGGAGGGACAGCGATGA
- a CDS encoding TetR/AcrR family transcriptional regulator, with translation MVTEVGRRPRAEQVGATRQQILTTAERLFAERGLYAVSNRQISAEAGQGNNAAVGYHFGTKADLVRAVVRRHTAPIEALRRAMVEEVADPTDLRAWVDCLVRPVTAHLASLGDPTWFARFGAQVTTDPAFRGIMAEESLADPSLRRVLDRLHACLPDVPDAVRADRAHMVRHLVVQVCAERERALAEGSDTPRRTWDEAATGLVDAITGLWTAPSTTSSATPPATG, from the coding sequence GTGGTGACGGAGGTGGGCAGGAGGCCGCGCGCCGAGCAGGTCGGGGCGACGCGGCAGCAGATCCTGACCACGGCGGAGCGGCTGTTCGCCGAGCGCGGCCTCTACGCGGTGTCGAACCGGCAGATCAGCGCCGAGGCCGGGCAGGGCAACAACGCCGCCGTCGGCTACCACTTCGGCACCAAGGCCGACCTGGTGCGCGCCGTCGTGCGGCGGCACACCGCGCCGATCGAGGCGCTGCGCCGGGCGATGGTCGAGGAGGTCGCCGACCCGACCGACCTGCGCGCCTGGGTGGACTGCCTGGTGCGGCCGGTGACCGCGCACCTCGCCTCGCTGGGCGACCCGACGTGGTTCGCCCGGTTCGGCGCGCAGGTGACGACCGATCCCGCGTTCCGGGGGATCATGGCCGAGGAGTCGCTCGCGGACCCGTCGCTGCGCCGGGTGCTGGACCGGTTGCACGCGTGCCTGCCCGACGTGCCCGACGCGGTGCGGGCCGATCGCGCCCACATGGTCCGCCACCTGGTCGTGCAAGTCTGCGCCGAGCGGGAACGCGCCCTCGCCGAGGGCTCCGACACGCCGAGGCGCACCTGGGACGAGGCCGCGACCGGGCTGGTCGACGCGATCACCGGGCTGTGGACCGCGCCCTCGACGACGTCCTCCGCGACGCCTCCCGCGACGGGCTGA
- a CDS encoding NAD(P)H-dependent oxidoreductase, which translates to MTVRILALVGSLRAASHNRQLAEAAVRLAPEGVEVALHEGLASVPFYNEDVDVEGDVPGAAAELRRAVGDADALLLFSPEYNGTIPAVLKNAIDWLSRPFGAGALSGKPVAVVGTAFGQYGGVWAQDEARKAVRIAGAAVADDLTLSIPASVTRFAETHPVDDAEVTARLVEVLAGLAGRVGVAA; encoded by the coding sequence ATGACCGTTCGCATCCTCGCCCTCGTCGGCAGCCTCCGCGCCGCGTCGCACAACCGCCAGCTCGCCGAGGCCGCCGTCCGGCTCGCCCCCGAGGGCGTCGAGGTGGCGCTGCACGAAGGACTGGCCTCCGTGCCCTTCTACAACGAGGACGTCGACGTCGAGGGCGACGTGCCGGGGGCGGCGGCGGAGTTGCGCCGCGCCGTGGGCGACGCCGACGCGCTGCTGCTGTTCTCCCCGGAGTACAACGGCACGATCCCGGCCGTGCTGAAGAACGCCATCGACTGGCTGTCCCGGCCCTTCGGCGCGGGCGCCCTGTCGGGCAAGCCGGTGGCCGTCGTCGGCACCGCGTTCGGCCAGTACGGCGGCGTGTGGGCGCAGGACGAGGCGCGCAAGGCGGTCCGCATCGCCGGCGCCGCCGTGGCCGACGACCTGACGCTGTCCATCCCCGCCTCGGTGACCCGCTTCGCCGAGACCCACCCGGTGGACGACGCCGAGGTGACCGCCCGCCTGGTCGAGGTCCTGGCCGGTCTGGCCGGCCGCGTCGGCGTCGCGGCCTGA
- a CDS encoding glycosyltransferase: MRVLFAGLSSVGHTYPMIPLAVAARDAGHEVHWAAGDAVHEALAADGLRPFRPADSFYEVYAEDLEPELARLRPDLVVHGWGVPGAAVAARRAGVPGLWHGFGRMFPEGIGLAPPDEAVPGLPHLDICPPSLQDEDFLATARRVALRPVAHAEPGALPARRGSRPLVYLTLGTAFGTPELLTAAVAGLATLGVDVVVATGRVPPERLGELPRGVTARARVPQADLLPHVDVVVHHGGSGTTLGALAVGVPQLLLPQGADQFANADALTTSGAGLRLLPGEQDAEAVADLVLTLLAHRAHRDAARGLAEEIARMPSPAEVARRLPEFA, from the coding sequence ATGCGCGTGCTGTTCGCCGGCCTGTCCTCCGTCGGCCACACCTACCCGATGATCCCGCTCGCCGTCGCCGCGCGCGACGCCGGGCACGAGGTGCACTGGGCCGCTGGCGACGCCGTGCACGAGGCGCTGGCCGCCGACGGGCTGCGGCCCTTCCGCCCGGCGGACTCGTTCTACGAGGTCTACGCCGAGGACCTGGAGCCGGAGCTGGCCCGGTTGCGGCCCGACCTCGTCGTGCACGGGTGGGGCGTGCCGGGTGCGGCCGTCGCCGCGCGCCGCGCCGGGGTGCCGGGCCTGTGGCACGGGTTCGGCCGCATGTTCCCCGAGGGCATCGGCCTCGCCCCGCCCGACGAGGCCGTCCCCGGTCTGCCGCACCTCGACATCTGCCCGCCGTCGTTGCAGGACGAGGACTTCCTCGCGACCGCGCGGCGCGTCGCGCTGCGGCCCGTCGCGCACGCCGAACCGGGCGCGCTGCCCGCCCGCCGCGGCTCCCGCCCGCTGGTCTACCTGACGCTCGGCACCGCGTTCGGCACGCCGGAACTGCTCACCGCCGCCGTGGCGGGCCTCGCGACCCTGGGCGTGGACGTCGTCGTCGCCACCGGCCGGGTGCCCCCGGAGCGCCTCGGCGAACTGCCGCGCGGCGTCACCGCCCGCGCCCGCGTGCCGCAGGCCGACCTGCTGCCGCACGTCGACGTGGTCGTGCACCACGGGGGCAGCGGCACCACCCTGGGCGCGCTCGCCGTCGGCGTTCCGCAGCTGCTCCTGCCGCAGGGGGCCGACCAGTTCGCCAACGCCGACGCGCTGACCACCTCCGGCGCCGGTCTGCGGCTGTTGCCGGGGGAGCAGGACGCGGAGGCCGTCGCCGACCTCGTCCTCACGTTGCTGGCGCACCGCGCCCACCGCGACGCGGCGCGCGGCCTCGCCGAGGAGATCGCCCGCATGCCGTCGCCTGCCGAGGTCGCCCGCCGGTTGCCGGAGTTCGCCTGA
- a CDS encoding cellulose binding domain-containing protein: MRPRATLLVLALVASTVVAPALTAPAVRAQDEPGVRVAVNARAGLEAVDDAAIGVNHAIWDAQLGTPEVSDLLKGAGVGAMRYPGGSYSDIYHWRDHTAPGGYVAPNTDFDTFMAGVRRAGAQAVVTANYGTGTPQEAAEWVRYANVTKGYGVKYWEIGNELYGNGHYGSQWEADDHPDKSPAQYAALVVEYARAMKAVDPTIRVGAVLTTPGDWPDGIVAAGDAGTWNQVVLSTAGPEVDFAVLHWYPGGATGAEVLAKTDRVPEMLRMAREQIARHAGKELGIALTEVNTSYGRNTQPGALFAADAYATLLANGVFTVDWWNVHNGIGTVSTIGGQTDFDDFGLLSSGTCTADGSVCQPALNTPFAPYHGLAMASRFARPGDRFVAAGASDPLVRAHAARRPDGGLAVLLVNQDPARSKPVTVDYAGYAPAEQAQVLSFATGDTGITTSTGAARSVVLPPYSLTTIVLRPATPITGPAAPERPAVDAVTDRSATLTWARPAPGVKYEVHRRLGTTTEQWGETTGTSFTARNLTPGTRYAVNLIARDGAGRVSWASPPLTFTTAAPAAGPCSVRLTNTTDWGNGFVGSVDVTNTGGDPLDGWTLAFDWPTPWQQVASGWNATWTQTGAAVRVGSDQVLAPGATVNTGFVGAYQGPNPLPLVFTLNGNPCTTG, from the coding sequence ATGAGACCGCGCGCCACCCTGCTCGTGCTCGCCCTGGTCGCCTCCACCGTCGTCGCGCCCGCCCTCACCGCACCGGCCGTGCGGGCGCAGGACGAACCCGGCGTCCGCGTGGCGGTGAACGCGCGCGCCGGGCTGGAGGCCGTGGACGACGCCGCGATCGGGGTGAACCACGCGATCTGGGACGCCCAGCTCGGCACGCCCGAGGTGTCCGACCTGCTCAAGGGGGCCGGGGTGGGCGCGATGCGCTACCCCGGCGGGTCGTACTCGGACATCTACCACTGGCGCGACCACACCGCGCCCGGCGGGTACGTCGCGCCGAACACCGACTTCGACACGTTCATGGCGGGCGTGCGGCGAGCCGGGGCGCAGGCCGTGGTGACGGCCAACTACGGCACCGGCACGCCCCAGGAGGCGGCCGAGTGGGTGCGCTACGCCAACGTCACCAAGGGCTACGGCGTGAAGTACTGGGAGATCGGCAACGAGCTGTACGGCAACGGGCACTACGGCTCGCAGTGGGAGGCCGACGACCACCCCGACAAGAGCCCGGCCCAGTACGCGGCGCTGGTCGTGGAGTACGCGCGGGCGATGAAGGCCGTCGACCCGACGATCCGGGTGGGCGCGGTGCTCACCACGCCGGGCGACTGGCCGGACGGCATCGTGGCGGCCGGTGACGCGGGCACGTGGAACCAGGTCGTGCTGTCGACCGCCGGGCCGGAGGTCGACTTCGCCGTGCTGCACTGGTACCCCGGCGGCGCGACCGGGGCCGAGGTGCTGGCCAAGACCGATCGCGTGCCGGAGATGCTGCGCATGGCCCGGGAGCAGATCGCCCGCCACGCGGGCAAGGAACTGGGCATCGCGCTGACCGAGGTGAACACCTCCTACGGGCGCAACACCCAACCCGGCGCGCTGTTCGCCGCGGACGCCTACGCGACCCTGCTGGCCAACGGGGTGTTCACCGTGGACTGGTGGAACGTCCACAACGGCATCGGGACGGTGTCCACCATCGGCGGGCAGACCGACTTCGACGACTTCGGCCTGCTCTCCAGCGGCACCTGCACCGCCGACGGCTCGGTGTGCCAACCGGCGCTGAACACGCCGTTCGCGCCGTACCACGGCCTGGCGATGGCGTCCCGGTTCGCCCGCCCCGGCGACCGGTTCGTGGCGGCCGGCGCCTCCGACCCGCTGGTGCGGGCGCACGCGGCCCGCCGCCCCGACGGCGGCCTGGCCGTGCTGCTGGTCAACCAGGACCCCGCGCGGTCCAAACCGGTCACCGTGGACTACGCCGGGTACGCGCCCGCCGAGCAGGCGCAGGTGCTGTCCTTCGCCACCGGCGACACCGGCATCACCACGTCGACCGGCGCGGCGCGGTCGGTGGTGCTCCCGCCGTACTCGCTCACCACGATCGTGCTGCGGCCGGCCACGCCGATCACCGGTCCGGCGGCCCCCGAACGCCCCGCGGTCGACGCCGTCACCGACCGCTCGGCCACCCTGACGTGGGCCCGTCCCGCGCCGGGCGTCAAGTACGAGGTGCACCGGCGGCTGGGCACCACGACCGAGCAGTGGGGCGAGACGACCGGCACCTCGTTCACCGCGCGCAACCTGACCCCCGGCACCCGCTACGCGGTCAACCTGATCGCCCGCGACGGCGCCGGTCGGGTGTCCTGGGCCTCGCCGCCCCTGACCTTCACCACCGCCGCGCCCGCCGCCGGGCCGTGCTCGGTCAGGCTGACGAACACGACCGACTGGGGCAACGGCTTCGTCGGCAGCGTCGACGTCACCAACACCGGCGGGGACCCGCTGGACGGGTGGACGCTCGCGTTCGACTGGCCGACGCCGTGGCAGCAGGTGGCCAGCGGGTGGAACGCGACGTGGACGCAGACCGGCGCCGCCGTGCGCGTCGGCTCGGACCAGGTGCTCGCCCCCGGGGCCACGGTGAACACCGGGTTCGTGGGCGCGTACCAGGGCCCGAACCCGCTGCCCCTGGTGTTCACGCTCAACGGCAACCCCTGCACGACCGGTTGA
- the wrbA gene encoding NAD(P)H:quinone oxidoreductase, with product MSDLRTAVVYYSATGSVHAMAQAAARAAEEAGSEVRLRKVRELAPDEAIASNEGWATHARQTQDLPEASLDDLEWADLLIFGAPTRFGMPAAQLKQFIDTTGPLWGAGKLVDKVATSFTSAATAHGGQETTITALNNTFYHWGCVIVPPGYADPIQFQAGNPYGSSHVSDNGQTPPGQVELDAVSFQARRAVRLARALKAGLASA from the coding sequence ATGTCAGACCTGAGGACCGCCGTCGTCTACTACTCCGCCACCGGCAGCGTCCACGCGATGGCCCAGGCCGCGGCGCGCGCCGCCGAGGAGGCGGGGTCCGAGGTGCGGTTGCGGAAGGTGCGGGAGCTCGCGCCGGACGAGGCCATCGCGAGCAACGAGGGCTGGGCCACGCACGCGCGGCAGACCCAGGACCTGCCGGAGGCGTCGCTGGACGACCTGGAATGGGCCGACCTGCTGATCTTCGGCGCACCGACCCGGTTCGGCATGCCGGCGGCGCAGCTCAAGCAGTTCATCGACACCACGGGGCCGCTGTGGGGCGCGGGCAAGCTGGTGGACAAGGTGGCGACGTCGTTCACCTCGGCGGCCACCGCGCACGGCGGCCAGGAGACCACGATCACCGCGCTCAACAACACCTTCTACCACTGGGGCTGCGTCATCGTGCCGCCCGGCTACGCCGACCCGATCCAGTTCCAGGCCGGCAACCCCTACGGCTCCAGCCACGTCTCGGACAACGGCCAGACGCCGCCCGGACAGGTCGAGCTGGACGCGGTGTCCTTCCAGGCACGTCGCGCGGTGCGCCTCGCCCGCGCCCTCAAGGCGGGCCTCGCCTCGGCGTGA